Proteins from a single region of Croceicoccus marinus:
- a CDS encoding phosphotransferase: MSDIAEANTGTTPVRDGYEIDLAALTRWMEAHVEDFAGPIAIAQFKGGQSNPTYRLTTPGRSYVLRRKPPGELLKGAHAVEREAKVMTGLGKAGFPVPRVFGVCTDEDVIGTWFFVMDMVEGRIFWDARLPDVSDADRPAYFDAMNATMAALHGVDYEAVGLGDYGKPGNYFARQIGRWSKQYLADEEAGRDPNMDRLVAWLPENIPDGDETSVVHGDFRCDNMIFHPTEPRVLAVLDWELSTLGHPLADFAYHAMMYRMPPDIVAGLQGADLAALNIPSEDDYVAAYCRRMGRDGIPNWDFYIAFNFFRLAAIFHGIKGRVIRGTAANAQARERAKDFPRLAALAAEAMERCS, translated from the coding sequence ATGAGCGACATCGCCGAGGCCAATACCGGCACTACCCCGGTGCGCGATGGCTATGAGATCGACCTTGCCGCGCTGACCCGCTGGATGGAGGCCCATGTCGAGGATTTCGCTGGCCCCATCGCCATCGCGCAGTTCAAGGGCGGCCAGTCGAACCCGACCTATCGCCTGACGACGCCCGGCCGCAGCTACGTCCTGCGCCGCAAGCCGCCGGGCGAGCTGCTGAAGGGCGCGCATGCGGTGGAGCGCGAGGCGAAGGTCATGACCGGCCTGGGCAAGGCAGGTTTCCCGGTACCGCGCGTCTTCGGCGTCTGCACCGACGAGGATGTAATCGGGACCTGGTTCTTCGTCATGGACATGGTCGAGGGGCGCATCTTCTGGGACGCGCGCCTACCCGATGTGTCCGATGCCGACCGCCCTGCCTATTTCGATGCGATGAACGCGACCATGGCCGCGCTGCACGGCGTCGATTACGAAGCGGTGGGCCTTGGCGATTACGGCAAGCCCGGCAATTATTTCGCGCGCCAGATCGGCCGCTGGTCGAAACAGTATCTTGCCGACGAGGAAGCGGGCCGCGATCCGAACATGGACCGGCTGGTCGCATGGCTGCCCGAAAACATCCCCGATGGCGACGAGACTTCGGTCGTCCACGGCGATTTCCGCTGCGACAACATGATCTTCCACCCGACAGAGCCGCGCGTGCTGGCCGTGCTGGACTGGGAGCTGTCGACCCTGGGCCATCCGCTGGCCGATTTCGCCTATCACGCGATGATGTACCGCATGCCGCCCGACATCGTGGCGGGGCTTCAAGGCGCGGACCTTGCGGCGCTGAACATTCCGTCAGAGGACGACTATGTCGCCGCCTATTGCCGCCGCATGGGGCGCGACGGCATCCCCAACTGGGATTTCTACATCGCGTTCAACTTCTTCCGGCTGGCAGCGATCTTCCACGGCATCAAGGGCCGGGTGATCCGCGGCACCGCCGCCAATGCGCAGGCGCGCGAGAGGGCCAAGGACTTCCCCCGCCTCGCCGCACTGGCGGCAGAGGCGATGGAGCGCTGTAGCTAG
- a CDS encoding acyl-CoA dehydrogenase translates to MGDKVERFVREKIAPYESDKRRDHHGGPTEELLHEMRGLAREAGVMTPHIMEDGSHLSQVDTAYVLIRSGLSPLGPLACNTMAPDEGNMYLLGHVGSDFLKERFLGQLVSGDARSAFFMTEPADWGGAGSDPSMMKTICRRDGNHWVVNGRKTFITGAQGARVGIIMARSEEEGAEGACMFLVDLPDPAIRIDEVPNTIDNSMPGGHATITIDNLRVPADQMLGEAGEGFKYAQVRLSPARLSHCMRWLGACIRAQEIAVDYACRREAFRKQLIDHEGVGFMLAQNWIDLKQAELMVYWCASVLDTGDLGTTESSMTKVAVADLLMRIADNCVQVMGGTGVTDRTIVEQVFREIRAFRIYDGPTEVHKWSLAKKLKKAWKAEQ, encoded by the coding sequence ATTGGCGACAAGGTCGAACGTTTCGTGCGCGAGAAGATCGCGCCCTACGAAAGCGACAAGCGCCGCGACCATCACGGCGGCCCGACCGAGGAACTGCTGCACGAGATGCGCGGCCTTGCGCGCGAGGCAGGCGTGATGACGCCGCATATCATGGAGGACGGATCGCACCTGTCGCAGGTGGACACGGCATATGTTCTGATCCGCAGCGGGCTGTCGCCGCTGGGTCCGCTGGCCTGCAACACCATGGCCCCGGACGAGGGCAACATGTACCTGCTCGGCCATGTCGGTTCCGATTTCCTGAAGGAACGCTTCCTCGGCCAGCTGGTGTCGGGCGATGCGCGCAGCGCGTTCTTCATGACCGAACCGGCCGACTGGGGCGGCGCGGGGTCCGATCCCTCGATGATGAAGACGATCTGCCGCCGTGACGGCAACCATTGGGTCGTCAACGGGCGCAAGACCTTCATCACCGGCGCGCAAGGGGCCAGGGTCGGCATCATCATGGCCCGGTCGGAAGAGGAAGGCGCCGAAGGCGCCTGCATGTTCCTGGTCGACCTGCCCGACCCCGCGATCCGCATCGACGAGGTGCCCAACACCATCGACAATTCGATGCCCGGCGGCCACGCGACCATCACCATCGACAATTTGCGCGTCCCCGCCGACCAGATGCTGGGCGAGGCGGGCGAAGGCTTCAAATATGCGCAGGTGCGCCTGTCGCCCGCCCGCCTGTCGCATTGCATGCGCTGGCTGGGGGCGTGCATCAGGGCGCAGGAAATCGCGGTCGACTATGCCTGCAGGCGCGAGGCGTTCCGCAAGCAGCTGATCGACCACGAGGGTGTGGGCTTCATGCTGGCGCAGAACTGGATCGACCTCAAACAGGCCGAGCTGATGGTATACTGGTGCGCCTCGGTGCTCGACACCGGGGATCTGGGCACAACCGAAAGCTCGATGACCAAGGTGGCGGTGGCGGATCTGTTGATGCGGATCGCCGACAATTGCGTGCAGGTGATGGGCGGCACCGGCGTCACCGACCGCACCATCGTCGAGCAGGTATTCCGCGAGATCCGCGCCTTCCGCATCTATGACGGCCCGACCGAGGTGCACAAATGGTCGCTGGCCAAGAAGCTGAAAAAGGCATGGAAAGCCGAGCAATGA
- a CDS encoding nuclear transport factor 2 family protein, which yields MTPQQMSTFIDELYAASGSGDWDKVASMVTDDLVISEAPGLPMEGTHTGKDALKNLYLDVFAMLQVESLEMVERTFGGDHACCILKMHYGKGLEPAELVEMFRFEGGKVAEIKPFYYDPAPVRAAAAAFSGS from the coding sequence ATGACCCCCCAGCAGATGAGCACCTTCATCGACGAACTCTATGCCGCGTCCGGATCGGGCGACTGGGACAAGGTCGCCAGCATGGTCACCGACGACCTGGTCATCAGCGAAGCACCCGGCCTGCCGATGGAAGGGACCCATACCGGCAAGGACGCGCTCAAGAACCTGTATCTCGACGTGTTCGCCATGCTGCAGGTGGAATCGCTGGAAATGGTCGAACGCACCTTCGGCGGCGATCATGCGTGCTGCATATTGAAGATGCACTACGGCAAGGGGCTGGAACCGGCCGAGCTGGTCGAGATGTTCCGCTTCGAGGGCGGCAAGGTGGCCGAGATCAAGCCGTTCTACTACGACCCCGCCCCGGTGCGGGCGGCAGCCGCGGCGTTCAGCGGATCGTGA
- a CDS encoding Rieske (2Fe-2S) protein: MSESWHPLIAEDEFPEDGKLAAKIAGWFVLVAKTDEGLHAVNDRCTHQAALLSGGRIRRGAVMCPLHGARFEMATGRCIGGTYRDLRTFDLRTQDGQIEIKVPDEEPGMEELPVES; encoded by the coding sequence GTGAGCGAAAGCTGGCACCCATTGATCGCCGAGGACGAATTTCCCGAAGACGGCAAGCTGGCCGCGAAGATCGCGGGCTGGTTCGTGCTGGTCGCGAAAACCGACGAGGGGCTGCACGCGGTGAACGACCGCTGCACGCACCAGGCGGCGCTGCTGTCGGGCGGGCGGATCCGGCGCGGGGCGGTGATGTGCCCGCTGCACGGCGCAAGGTTCGAGATGGCGACGGGCCGCTGCATCGGCGGGACCTACCGCGACCTGCGCACCTTCGATCTGCGCACGCAGGACGGGCAGATCGAGATAAAGGTCCCCGACGAGGAACCGGGCATGGAGGAGCTTCCCGTCGAAAGCTGA
- a CDS encoding nuclear transport factor 2 family protein, with the protein MPFTGPHADIQAIRDLLDAYADAVTQRDADAWGATWASDARWEMPDYPEFPPQQGRDNIVGLWVTAMEQYPGIMFHAWPGSIEVEGNRARMRSYTAEVYDQGDDTVRDRGQYDDECVKMDGRWQFSRRSFRNIHKQVRPKGC; encoded by the coding sequence ATGCCGTTCACCGGACCACATGCCGACATCCAGGCGATCCGCGACTTGCTGGACGCCTATGCCGATGCCGTGACCCAGCGCGATGCCGATGCCTGGGGCGCGACCTGGGCAAGCGATGCGCGCTGGGAAATGCCCGATTATCCCGAATTCCCCCCGCAGCAGGGGCGCGACAACATCGTGGGCCTGTGGGTCACCGCGATGGAGCAATATCCCGGCATCATGTTCCACGCCTGGCCCGGTTCGATCGAGGTCGAGGGGAACCGCGCAAGGATGCGCAGCTATACCGCCGAGGTGTACGATCAGGGCGACGATACGGTGCGCGACCGCGGCCAGTACGACGACGAATGCGTCAAGATGGACGGACGCTGGCAGTTTTCGCGCCGGTCGTTCCGCAACATCCACAAGCAGGTGCGGCCCAAGGGCTGCTGA
- a CDS encoding TonB-dependent receptor encodes MTIRKYGLLAATSLAGVMLAQPAAAQTQTLDANDGEVEQPLPSANPPERGGLTEIVVTARKREESVQDVPVAVTAISEQVIQNRDITSVEKIAAIAPQFNVGRASNGSGAQLTLRGIGSSSTSIGIEQSVAVVVDGAYYGQGRVINEGFFDLGRVEVLKGPQALFFGKNATAGVISITTKDPGSEPEFIVRGGYEFQAEQYKIEAIASYPLTDRLGIRLAGRYTNMQGGYYTNRAEPFDYTTVDFADLAAGGAGNPETFTAQPAPREQPGEEEFLGRATLKFEPTDRLTMTLKGNYDINTANNNSWNYAAYRCGLDSGLSQLTGQPCERDFVNYQNNLPAEIAEDFPVAKDDGSLFNRYESASGTLNIVYQADQLQITSVSNYQWTNNKWACACDFQSGPGSNWATEDSSWDAWSQELRLLTQLDGPINVMIGGLYQNTRRDFDQYIILGNIRNSAAPPGFEYVGTSKTSYTDGETFAVFGQVTLALTDTIELAGGARYTDETKDSFFVQPYNNPALTGIFRPADAADGLGVINASQHFQDISPEASLTWQPTPDLLLYGAYKTAYKSGGFSNGGINSQFSPDPVGDLTFDPETAEGFEAGIKSTILDNQLRLNLIAFTYDYNDLQVDFFNSPIFAFQTLTADARTRGVEVEFEFAPYAVQGLNVYGSINYTDAEYTDFPAGPCYAGQTPTAGCTPISAIAARQDLTGTELSVAPDWTGNLGVSYDRDIGTDYKIGFNIDSKYSDSYNPSGFGNPLAWQGSYVTLDAGVRFGAADDNWQIAVIGKNLTNEFYVTGVVDGPSTGGGTGTPGGFPADQLGFGNLPRTVQVEVTKRF; translated from the coding sequence CAAATACGGCCTGCTTGCCGCGACCAGCCTTGCCGGCGTGATGCTGGCCCAGCCCGCCGCCGCGCAGACCCAGACCCTGGACGCCAATGACGGAGAGGTCGAGCAGCCCCTCCCCTCTGCCAATCCGCCCGAGCGCGGCGGCCTGACCGAGATCGTCGTCACCGCCCGCAAGCGCGAGGAAAGCGTGCAGGACGTGCCCGTGGCCGTCACCGCCATTTCCGAACAGGTCATCCAGAACCGCGACATCACCAGCGTCGAGAAGATCGCCGCCATCGCGCCGCAGTTCAACGTGGGCCGCGCCTCGAACGGATCGGGCGCGCAGCTTACCCTGCGCGGCATCGGCTCGTCCTCCACCTCGATCGGGATCGAGCAATCGGTCGCGGTCGTCGTCGACGGCGCCTATTACGGACAGGGCCGCGTCATCAACGAAGGCTTCTTCGACCTTGGCCGGGTCGAGGTGCTGAAGGGCCCGCAGGCGCTGTTCTTCGGCAAGAACGCGACCGCGGGCGTGATCTCGATCACCACCAAGGACCCGGGCAGCGAGCCCGAGTTCATCGTGCGCGGCGGATACGAGTTCCAGGCCGAGCAGTACAAGATCGAGGCGATTGCCTCGTACCCGCTGACCGACCGGCTGGGGATCCGGCTGGCGGGCCGCTATACCAACATGCAGGGCGGCTATTACACCAACAGGGCCGAGCCGTTCGACTATACCACGGTCGATTTCGCCGACCTGGCCGCGGGCGGAGCGGGCAATCCCGAAACGTTCACCGCCCAGCCCGCCCCGCGCGAACAGCCCGGCGAGGAGGAATTCCTGGGCCGCGCCACGCTGAAGTTCGAGCCGACCGACCGGCTGACCATGACGCTGAAGGGCAATTACGACATCAACACCGCGAACAACAACTCGTGGAACTATGCCGCCTATCGCTGCGGGCTCGACAGCGGGCTGTCGCAGCTGACCGGCCAGCCATGCGAGCGCGATTTCGTCAATTACCAGAACAATCTGCCGGCCGAGATCGCCGAGGATTTCCCGGTCGCCAAGGACGACGGCAGCCTGTTCAACCGATACGAATCCGCGTCGGGCACGCTGAATATCGTGTACCAGGCGGACCAGCTGCAGATCACCTCGGTATCCAACTACCAGTGGACCAACAACAAATGGGCCTGCGCCTGCGACTTCCAGTCGGGACCGGGTTCGAACTGGGCGACCGAGGATTCAAGCTGGGACGCCTGGTCGCAGGAACTGCGCCTGCTGACGCAGCTGGACGGGCCGATCAACGTGATGATCGGCGGGCTGTACCAGAACACCAGGCGCGATTTCGACCAGTACATCATCCTCGGCAATATCCGGAACAGCGCGGCCCCTCCGGGCTTCGAATATGTCGGCACGTCCAAGACGAGCTATACCGACGGCGAGACCTTCGCGGTGTTCGGGCAGGTCACGCTGGCGCTGACCGACACGATCGAGCTGGCGGGCGGCGCGCGCTATACCGACGAGACCAAGGACAGCTTCTTCGTCCAGCCCTACAACAATCCCGCGCTGACCGGCATATTCCGCCCCGCCGACGCGGCGGACGGGCTGGGCGTGATCAATGCCTCGCAGCATTTCCAGGACATCTCGCCCGAAGCGTCGCTGACGTGGCAGCCCACGCCGGACCTGCTGCTTTATGGCGCGTACAAGACCGCCTACAAGTCGGGCGGCTTTTCCAACGGCGGCATCAATTCGCAGTTCTCGCCCGATCCGGTAGGCGACCTGACCTTCGATCCCGAAACGGCCGAGGGGTTCGAGGCGGGCATCAAGTCCACGATCCTGGACAACCAGCTGCGGCTGAACCTGATCGCCTTCACCTATGACTACAACGATCTGCAGGTCGACTTCTTCAACTCGCCGATCTTCGCGTTCCAGACGCTGACCGCCGATGCCCGCACCCGCGGCGTCGAGGTGGAATTCGAGTTCGCGCCCTATGCGGTGCAGGGGCTGAACGTGTACGGGTCGATCAACTATACCGACGCCGAATACACCGACTTCCCCGCGGGGCCCTGCTATGCGGGCCAGACCCCCACGGCGGGATGCACCCCGATCAGCGCGATCGCCGCGCGCCAGGACCTGACCGGTACCGAACTGTCGGTCGCGCCCGACTGGACCGGCAATCTGGGCGTGTCCTATGACCGGGACATCGGCACCGACTACAAGATCGGCTTCAACATCGATTCCAAATATTCGGACAGCTACAATCCCTCGGGCTTCGGCAATCCGCTGGCGTGGCAGGGCAGCTATGTCACGCTGGATGCGGGCGTGCGCTTCGGCGCGGCGGACGACAACTGGCAGATCGCGGTGATCGGCAAGAACCTGACCAACGAATTCTATGTCACCGGCGTGGTCGACGGGCCTTCCACCGGCGGCGGCACCGGCACGCCCGGCGGCTTCCCCGCCGACCAGCTGGGCTTCGGCAACCTGCCCCGCACCGTGCAGGTAGAGGTGACCAAGCGCTTCTGA